The Glycine soja cultivar W05 chromosome 9, ASM419377v2, whole genome shotgun sequence sequence ttaaaattaaaatattttatattcaaattaaaaactcatttaatcataaaatctttataaaatttatcaaacaaaaaatgaaatatcttaaagatttaatttacgTCAAAATCATCATCACAACCACCATCATCACCACAACCACTACCATCATGATCACCAACACTGATAACGACGACAACAAAAACAATGATCATATTGGTAACGACAACAATGGTCATAACAACAATCACAATGTTGATAATGGTGACAGTAACGACAATCATATTGGTGATAACGATGATTAATTATCATGATGATGGTCATGATAATGATAGGTTTGAAATATTTTAGGatgtcataaattaatatttaattttttgtttggtaaatcttataaaaattttatagttaaatgagattttaatttgaatttaaaatattttaattttaacatgtCATTTTAATCTAACagataaaattaatcattttcattttaagaTAAGATAATCATTCTCATACAATAAATTCTCCCTATATTGGTGTACTATGACGATGATGAATGTATAATTAATCACTTTACATGCATTGGTAACCGGGCAGTTGAAATCCAAATCCTACAATACCATCCTTGAAGGATTTGATTAGACAACATACATCACAAAAACCCATAGTTGTGCTTCTAATAATCCAAAAACTATAAAAACCTGCTACTACATAGACTAGTAAATCGACTTGATGCCCATTTCCTAAGAATACTCACTAATTGCCTTGTCAATTTCCTCAACATGACCGCGAACAACATTCGACTGCACccacaagagagaaaaaatgaatcATTGAACATTGTCTTGAAAACCATTTGTTCTAGACCTTTTGAACAACCAACAAATTCGAGACAAGCATAGAAAAGGAACTTGTAATTACAAAACACCCAtaaagtttcaactttcaagataTACATATCCATGGTCAATAAGAGATACTTGAAAACAAATACAAGAATGGATAAATCATCATCAAACCAACAAACTTCATCCCCCATGGGATTTAGAGAGAATGGATAAATGAAATATCGAGCTCTATTAGAAACCAATTTTTTCAGTAAAAGCAAATAGAAGACAAAATCTATTCCTGCACTCGATCCCCAATTGACTACTCTTTGTACATTCTAGAAGAATGTAtgtaatattagtttttttttttttttttttgcacagcaaaagataatttatattataattaagggTCAGTACTAGATGTACTGAAGTGTACAACATATAGCATAGGCAGTGAGAGCCACTGCCCAAGTAAGAGTGAATACAATGACAAGAATGTATGTAATATTagttaagagagaaaaaaggaaaatcaatCCTAATTACAAGGAATAAGGAAATATTCTATACATAATTTACATGCTACAACACACTTATAATCTggttttaaaagaaatactccttgaatacttcctTTGCATTTTCTAATAGTTACCAAAAATAATTTGTGAATATTCTCTTCCAATACTCCAACTTTAACTCATGACAAACCATCAAATTTTCAGGAAACTAATGCAAGAAAAATCACATTTTCTACTGAAAAGTCCATGTCCAAAACAAATTATCCAATATTGCATggcaccaaaataaataaacacataACATTATgaaaattccatttttttttatcttcaatttggAGCCCCTAATCACACtttattgttgttgatgttgtcacactatgttgttgttgttattatttctaAAGGTCCAAGTAATTTCTATTAAACTAGTCCTTCTTAACCaagtttgatatttttttttagcgtGTCATTATGGGGTGTTGATCTCAAATAATGCCAAAAATACTGCATTCTAGTTTTCCAATCTAGGGATCCACTAATAACTCACCGTGTAGGTCCAAAATAGATTTTCCAAGGATGAAATAACAAAGGTCATGAACTTCACTAGTTCTggtttaggtttagttcaaCTATGTATTACAAGGCTGTATGAAATATAACTCACTTGGTCAGGCTTAGAAATGTAAAGAGAGGTTTCATATACCAAAGAGAACAAGACTGAAAACAGAGGATATTATGCACTCCTACTGATAGGATCAAAGACTGCCCAACTCTGAGCAGAGACACTAACACAAAAAGGAAGAGACTTGTCCTAATtacttgaaaattataaattcctGGATGTTACAGCTATACTACTGACCAATGGATGCAGTTCTATCAACAACTCCAATGGATGGCCAAAACCATGCTCTGCACCAAACCAGAAAAGGATTCTCTGATGCAACATGCTATCAGAGAGAGCATCTTGAGCAGCATTAGTGACCAATTAACGCCAAAGAGTAATAATGTATCGAAACCAATTAGTAAGAAGAAGGTCTAAAGCCTCTAAAAGAACCCCAACCATACTCAATGTTGTTGGGTGTGCATCTTGTGTTTAATCTTATATTTAACCATTGTCCCCTCCCCAAACCATACTCCTTAAAAGACTAAGGCCATCATATAATTGAGATATTATATGTAATTGTATAATATTGCTATCATTAAGACCTTGTTTTCAGGTTGGGATCTAATTTTAGCATGTGACTTTTGCATTTGACTCCACACTCtcatacagataaaaaaaagatatcaaaGGGTTCCATGAGGAAATCAATGAAATCAAACAGAAAGAGCAAACCCTAAATCTGATTAGAGAAGAAATGCAGGTAGATCAAAGAGCAGCGTACTCCTCTCAAAATTGTTCGTCCAATTAACACACGGTTGATGAATTCACTTGGCACCAGAGAGGGCATGTTGAAGCCTCTGGCAATCAACCAAGTAAGCAAAACCATAAGCCAAGTTCTTCAAAGCGGCCTCGTGAAGCTCCACGTCAGAGGTGGCAGTGGCGTCCGCGGAGAagaaaaccctaaaccctctCACGAACGCCTCACGCGACGTCGTTTCGCAGCACAGGTTGGTCATGACACCTGTCACTATGACCTCCTTCACACCCATCTCCACCAACTTCTCTTCCAAGCCAGTGCTCCTGAACGCGCTGTAGGTGCTCTTCTCCACCACAAGGTCGCTGCTTTTCCGGTCCAGAGCCTCCAGGAGCTCGGCCTCCGCCGTGCCGTCGACGATGAGGTCCCCGGACCACCACTCCTCCAGCATGCCGGCGTCGGAGGGTGACTTGTGGCAGTGGCGAGTGAAGATGACGGGGATGGAGGCGCGGCGGCAGAGGGAGATGGTGGTGTTGAGGTTATGGAGGATTGGGGTGGCCATGGATGAGAAGTGGTTTTGCACGTCGATTACCAATAGGgcacatgattttggttcaggGTTTCGCTTTCTGATCTCGTATTTGGTGTAGGATGTGCAGCGTTTCAGAGAAGAGGACATTTGTGAGTGACTGTTGGAGACATACTTTAGATACTGCGGATTAGAAATTTCAACAGTGCTAACAAAGAACAAATAATTATGTATTGCATAATATGGAATTTTCACACTAGCATAGCCTAAATTCAACAGGATAAGGTGGAGAATTTAGTTCATGGGCTCACTTTTGTCCCATCCCACCTAACCTGCCAACTCGTCAAGTCACATGCGGGGCAGGGTAAGTTGGCTCATCAGTCTgcctatatttttaaatatatatatatatatatatatatatatatatactccatGTTGTTATCGTTATTATAAATAGTTATTAAATGGGTTGATAACTTAAAATTGATAACTACTTCTGTTCTAATTTCTTTagcaaaataactaaaatattttgtcaattaTATACACCTTATGCTATTCTGcaatagattttaaaataaacaatatttactttttatatgaaCAATGTAGTCATTCAATTACAAAACTGGGAATCTTAATTTTTGACAgtcatatataatttgtttttactaATCTAATATTATATTCAATTCATACAGAACATTGTTTTTGTGCAACGTTCTTGCATGAGCACAATCATAATGTATTTAGGTTATTGTACTAGAACTATATTGATATaacatgaatttttctttttatatttttagggaaAAGTTAAGCTTAAAACTATACCTTATTTGATATACTCACTATATTAGTTTAGTaacttctcattttcttttaaattttgcatcttACTAGTGTACTTGTTAAGATATGTGTTCACTTGTTAAAATTTGCAttcagttttcttttatttttaaatatatttttgaaaattgatttttttaaatgtaatctagcaatttgatataatttaaattaagttttattttttatttttttaaaatatggccCATCCATTAGTGGGGTGGGCCAATGTGTCTAATTTTGTCTTACTTATAGCAGGCAGCCTGATCCAAACCTATTTTTGGCGAGCTGAAGGCGGGACAAGCCACCCCGAATTGCTATCCCTAGGCATTTGAATCTTATATATCTCCCATTTTAAATCTTGTACCTCCCAAAGGAAGTTGAATGAACAAAAATGTCCcgccttttttcttttatcttctttctCTAGTAATGCGTGACAACCCTCAACTCAACTCCACCTTGCATCGCCTTCCACCGCATCACCCACCACCCACCGTCATAAaaaccaaaaatcaaaataacacCACCACACCACACAACATCACACCACACCCAGAAGGGAAATCGTTGATCTAAAACTTCTATTATGGAATAGTTGTTCCAAAAGTGTATATGTATTATGGAACAACTATTTCATGATAGAAAAAATCCCATTCCAAGAATAACTTTTTTGGGGAGAATTTTTtctattacaaaataaatgtttatgaaGTATATGTGTTATGAATACCTATTccataatagaaataaaaatcctattttgtaataatttttgtgGAAAGAATTTTTTCTATTACAAAATAGTTGTTTTGAAAGTGTGTATGTATTATGGAACAACTTTTtcataatagaaaaatattattatgaaatAGGTGTTCCATAATACATatacacttttaaaaaaatatatccataatagaaaaaattcttttagaaaaacgattccaaaatgagattttttattatgtaatagttgttccataatatatatatacttttgaaaCAATTATTCCAtaatagaaaaatttatttctcGAAAAAACTAGTTTGGAATGAGATTTTTTCTATTATGAAATAATTGTTCCATAATACATATACACTTCTAGAACAACTATTTCATAATAAAAGTTTCAGATCGACAATTTCCTTTCTAGGGATCATGCGGTGGTGGTGTTTGGTGTGATGGTGTGTGGCGTGGTGGTGTGTGGTGGATGATGCAGTGGAGAGCGATGTAGGGCGAAATGGAGAGTCATCTCACGTTActagaggaaaaagaaaaaagagagagggtGTACTATTTTTGTCCattcaacttttattttttggaggTGTAGGATTCAAATGTCCCATCCAAGTGGCAGGGTACTTTGAAAATTTTGTAAAGTTAAAGAGGTGTGGAGAAGGCATCTGCCCAACAGTCAAAAGAAAAAGCGGGTCGGCAGTGATAATTGGGCCCGGTGAAACCCAAGCCCGaaggaactaaaataaaatctgtacctaaatgaaaataaataattgtgtgTTGTTGAGTGGAAACGTGAAATTAGGGTTCAtcgaggaggaagaagaagaagatgtcgTACCTGTTGCCTCACTTGCACTCTGGATGGGCCGTCGATCAAGCAATCCTCGCCGAAGAGGAGCGTCTCGTCGTCATCCGTTTCGGCCACGACTGGGACGAAACCTGCATGCAGGTAACTAACTAACCATTCATCTCACtcttcattttcaatttcaattaagtGTCAAATTGGTGATTGTTAGAAGATCATTTTATTTAGTTAACTACAAAATTTGTGGTCACTGGCAGATAATCGTATTCAATTAACTGTTAAATTGGTTGGATGGATTAGGTTAATTGTGGAATTGATGGTTGCTGGAAgatgattttattcaattaactgTGAAATTGGTGGTGATTAGAAGACAAATTTATTCAGCTAACTGTGCAATTGGTACAATAGATAGATAAGGGGTGTTGGCGTCAATTTCAATTAACTGTGAAATTGGTGGTGATTAgaagataattttattcaattaagtGTGCAATTGGTAACAATAGATAGATGAGGTGTTGGCGTTAATTGTGAAATTGGTGACAACAACAGATGGACGAGGTGTTGGCGTCAGTGGCGGAGACGATAAAGAACTTTGCGGTGATATACCTGGTGGACATAACGGAGGTGCCGGATTTCAACACCATGTACGAGCTCTACGACCCTTCCACGGTGATGTTCTTCTTCAGGAACAAGCACATCATGATTGATCTCGGAACCGGTAACAACAACAAGATCAACTGGGCTCTCAAGGACAAGCAGGAGTTCATCGACATTGTTGAGACCGTCTATCGTGGAGCCAGGAAGGGACGGGGTCTCGTCATCGCTCCCAAAGATTACTCCACCAAGTACCGTTACTAGTTTGATTCCTTCAAGTCATGTACTCACCCACCCACCCACCCACCCCTATGGATCGGATCTGTAACatacaacaaacaaaattttatctgTTTTCTTACTtctgtggtggtggtggttgtatGATCATTCTGATTTCTGCTTATTCACAGACCTTAGACTCCAACTCTGTGAAATGAATTGCTTTTGTCATATGCCAAAGTGTTGTTAGAATAATTACTTAGTTTTGCAACTTTGCTTTAGTAGTTTAGGATCATTGGTGATCAAGATGCTCTAATAACAACAATATCACTTGGTTCAACACCCTACCCATATACTGCAGGACCTCTCGGATTTGGTTTGGCTCGTAAGGTAATTAAACCCCTAATCCGAAATTTTAAGTAGCAGATGGTTTGGTGGAGAGTGGACACCTTGAAGAAAGTACTAaaatagtttttagtttttagttttgtgGACAGAGGGACCAAGAAGGGCATTGGGTATATGGTAAATATTTATGAAGGTTTGGTTTGTAAGAAGGCCAAATGGTTTTTGTTCTTCTCGTTAATTGTAAGAAGGCCAAATGcatctaaacttttattataatgtgcatgaaaaaataataattgtgttTTATTGTTTGTCACCGCTGGACATGGATTGCATTCATTCTAGAAGATCTGCATTGCTTTTTATGTGAATTTGTCGTTAATGTTGATCCCGGTTGCTGAAGCAAACacaatttgattttttcaataaaagttGACATTTATACTTTGACTCCTGTAGTGGAAGCAAGTCGAATTCGCCTACCACGTATGGTTCAGCGTGTTTGGATTTATACTATTAAGAACTTAAAAATGTCATTTCTCAGTATGATTCCCATAATTCCATTACACTTGTCACTTTTTTACATGGTCCACCGCTTGTTTGCTTTAAGGCTATAACGATTTTTTCATCCGATGCAACACAAATACTTCATTTGAACGACAACGCCTGACGCTATTAATTTATTCAGATAGCGGTAAGGTACTCCTTGGCTGTGCTGTGAATATTAAATTCCACATAGCTTATTTTAAGTTGTGACTGGAAAAATGCGGCCCCCCCTTGGAATGATTATTTACTGTGTCGTGTCGAGAataaaatgttgaaaataagatttttgttttacacTCATCCTTTGTAAAGTACcttattatgaaattttaaaataagattttttctaCTCATAATTACTATTTATCAGAAAATGTATAATTGAAAAGGTTTGGAGTTTGATTCCTAGCTTAAGGCATGGAGTGACAACCGGAGATATTACTTTATCTAAAAAATGGACCTATCCGGTGGGAGGAGGGGTTACACCTCCtggttattaaaaaacaaaaaaacaaagaagaaaattgtGGTAGTATTTCCAAATTCTTATGCTAAACACAGACATACAAGACGTCAGAAGTTTATTTGGCCTACACATTCAGAtggatttttctctcttttctttgcgGACGGGAAGCAGGTAGATACTATATACTATACAACTCATAGGTTATGCTTAAGGTTTGTCAGGATAAGTTAAAATCAGATGCTACTACTCGTAGCAACCAAACCAACCAACTTTGCTAGCACAATTCGCAAAGTTTAGATTTAATGGCATCTTGCTTATTTGTACTCAAGCATAGCGGTGAAAGGTATGTGAAACAAACAGTAATAATATCCAAAATACTAGGATAAAGAAATGAATATACAAGTTCATCAAAATATTCCGTTGTCATTTAAGCTAAGTGCCCTGTGAGACATCAAGTAGAATTTTCAGTGTCTTTGGACCGTAAGGTGAGTTGGATGgttaagagaaaagaaaaatggtaaattttaaatCCCAACAAGTTTGGGTTAATGTTTCAAAGCTGAGTCAGAGAATTGATAAAGTATAGCATTCTTAATGGAGAAATTGTTATACATCATCTACTGTGAATGTGATTCATGTGTTTCTTTATATACCTTACAGcttattacatatatatatatatatatatatatatatctttgccTGAAAAATTTAAAGCTCCTAATATATACTTCTACCTATTTCTATTTCCAATTATGGCCACAAGTTCTGTAATTGCCATTCCAATCATATACCATGTAGCTGCTGCCAGGGTACACTGCAACCAAGAGCTGTTAACAATTTGCAGAGCTAGAGAACCAGCCACATGTTGTTGCAACTCACGTGTTGACTCAACTGCATGTATTTGAACTGTAACCACTGCAGTCAATGCTGTAACCATTGGTAACCCCCATCTAATAGGGCTATTTTGATTCTCATatgtttcatttgtttttttctgtCCTGTGGTAGTAACTGAAGGCTTTTCAAGTGGGGTTGGAGTAGTAGTACTTCTAGTTGAAGAGGGAAGAGCATGAGTTGATGGAGTCCAATACTCCTCAGGATGAATGCAATTTAATGGGGCTTGACGTTTGGTCCTTGTCCTATCTCTTACTTTCTTCCTTGCAACCGCGTCTCTGAGCTTGCTGATATCCGGTTCGGGCAATTTATATACAACTCTTGTCATGCCCTTTTCAGATTTTGATGAGCTACTACTTGTTCTAGGTGTTTGCCAGTATAACCAATTGGAAATTGATCTTATTGCCTGAATTGCTGACATTCTTGATTCTCTTTGGAGGTCTGTTTCCTGAATGAGATGTTAACTAGTTAATCCATTTAGTAGAGAATGAGTGAGGAATACAATACAAGGATTGAAGATTTAGCATAATTATGATCATTCTTGCTTTTTATGTAGTCATGCATCACATGTCAAACTAACCTTAGAACACTTATTAGCCTTTTCCATTGCTTCCTGGAATCTAGTCTGAAACTTTTCCACATCTACAAATATGTTAGAGACACGAGCACCGGCTGTATGACCTGCACCTACTCTTACGTTGCCACGAGGCTGCTTGGACATCAAGAACTCCAAAGCTGCAAGGTTGGACCTCTCAACGACCCTATTTTATTCCAAAGAAGAATGCTCATTTAcaacaagtaaaataaaaaagggagaaCTGTGATTTAAGAACTCCTGACCAACACAATTTTCGTTTTAGTCCTTAAGTCACAACTCTAAAAAGATTAATGGCTATTCTTTAATGCCCATACAAATTGACAAAACCTTTCCGGGTATTGTACTTTTCTCAGCACAATGAATGCTACTCTCAGTCTTTCTTTAGCTATACTTTGTGATTCTAAGTATAGTGAAAGCAATTATCCATCTCAGTACAAACTATCCAACAATTGCTGCTTCCTAATTGCTTAACCTATCCCTTTCTTAATATCAGTGATCCTATGGAACAACAAATGTGAAAAACAAGAAAGCAAATCTCTAGCTTTATGAAACAATTTAACTGTAGAGTAGATATAGTAAGTTGTAACTTTCTTCTAGAGTTGAAACAAGAAATTTC is a genomic window containing:
- the LOC114425458 gene encoding chaperone protein dnaJ C76, chloroplastic-like; this encodes MMSYPFSLPSSSHTHYSIINNMATVASACLPSYTIKKPLGFHPSNLHNKCFSKSNASTSTLSCKASSSSSMVDFDLYDLLGIDNSCDQSQVKVAYRSLQKRCHPDIAGPAGHDMAIILNDAYAILSDPNARLAYDKEQAKSSEFKGFTGRPIYSVWCGSESEQRAIFVDEIKCVGCLKCALLAEKTFAVESVYGRARVVAQWADSPNKIDEAIESCPVNCISVVERSNLAALEFLMSKQPRGNVRVGAGHTAGARVSNIFVDVEKFQTRFQEAMEKANKCSKETDLQRESRMSAIQAIRSISNWLYWQTPRTSSSSSKSEKGMTRVVYKLPEPDISKLRDAVARKKVRDRTRTKRQAPLNCIHPEEYWTPSTHALPSSTRSTTTPTPLEKPSVTTTGQKKTNETYENQNSPIRWGLPMVTALTAVVTVQIHAVESTRELQQHVAGSLALQIVNSSWLQCTLAAATWYMIGMAITELVAIIGNRNR
- the LOC114425372 gene encoding thioredoxin-like protein YLS8; protein product: MSYLLPHLHSGWAVDQAILAEEERLVVIRFGHDWDETCMQMDEVLASVAETIKNFAVIYLVDITEVPDFNTMYELYDPSTVMFFFRNKHIMIDLGTGNNNKINWALKDKQEFIDIVETVYRGARKGRGLVIAPKDYSTKYRY
- the LOC114425371 gene encoding nicotinamidase 2-like — its product is MSSSLKRCTSYTKYEIRKRNPEPKSCALLVIDVQNHFSSMATPILHNLNTTISLCRRASIPVIFTRHCHKSPSDAGMLEEWWSGDLIVDGTAEAELLEALDRKSSDLVVEKSTYSAFRSTGLEEKLVEMGVKEVIVTGVMTNLCCETTSREAFVRGFRVFFSADATATSDVELHEAALKNLAYGFAYLVDCQRLQHALSGAK